A window from Pseudomonas frederiksbergensis encodes these proteins:
- a CDS encoding PAS domain S-box protein, which produces MNATPTGSDAQALIARLDWRLSPLGAASTWPQSLRTAVDIVIHSPMPMLLLWGPQLTQIYNDGFALLSGSKHPHAFGQPTHLVWPELKDFTDPIYSAVLQGQVRTYSEQRFTLQRNGQDSDFWLDLTYSPIRDESAQVAGILVTAIETNERRRIALELEQRSAASLKAQHETEERLQLALAATDAVGTWDWDINEDRFIADAHFAQLHGIDPLLANQLPISAYLQGVHPQDRAMVARSIKHSITHGTEYAEEYRLLQADGQLRWVFARGRCYKDHHGRPIRFLGAALDLTERKHTEQALRQSQTELQLIINAMPILISYVDSEERFRLNNAAYLDWYGLTPQELFGKTIREVLGEEAYALRAEYIAQALSGKPCCFSISTPHRDGSIRHALMNYLPRHGADGAVNGFYIFVIDETERKQTEEALRNLNETLEERVAARTQQLAQANQRLQNEMFERERAEEALRHAQKMEALGQLTGGIAHDFNNMLTGIIGSLDLMQRYIADGRAAEVGRFSEAAVSSANRAAALTHRLLAFSRRQSLDRRPLNANDLIHSLEDLLSRTTGDHIELKLQLADDVWPVSTDVSQLENGLLNLVINARDAMPDGGELRIETANVYLDSSDINTLEPVKAGDYLMIAVSDNGTGMTPSVLAKAFDPFFTTKPIGQGTGLGLSMIYGFAQQSGGHVSLFSLPGQGTSVRLYLPRLHNAEPENVLMPVTSEAPAAIAGETVVLVEDDPAVRMLVLDLLKELGYHAHEAEDAKTALPLLESDLRIDLLVTDVGLPGMNGRQLAEIARQHRPELKVLFMTGYAEKAAERQGFLEEGMDMVAKPFSIDLMANKIRAMIGQPD; this is translated from the coding sequence ATGAACGCAACACCGACCGGCAGCGATGCCCAGGCCTTGATTGCCCGACTGGACTGGAGACTCAGCCCACTGGGCGCTGCCAGTACCTGGCCGCAAAGCCTGCGCACCGCCGTGGATATCGTGATTCATTCGCCGATGCCCATGCTGTTGCTGTGGGGGCCGCAGCTCACCCAGATCTACAACGACGGCTTCGCCCTGCTGTCCGGCAGCAAACATCCACATGCTTTCGGACAACCGACACACCTGGTCTGGCCAGAGTTAAAAGACTTTACCGACCCCATTTACAGCGCCGTCCTACAAGGACAGGTACGGACCTACAGCGAACAGCGCTTCACCTTGCAGCGTAATGGCCAGGATTCCGACTTCTGGCTGGACCTGACCTACAGCCCCATCCGCGATGAAAGCGCCCAGGTCGCCGGGATTCTGGTTACCGCCATCGAAACCAACGAGCGCCGACGCATCGCCCTCGAACTCGAGCAGCGTTCGGCTGCCAGCCTCAAGGCCCAGCACGAAACCGAGGAACGCCTGCAACTGGCCCTCGCGGCCACCGACGCCGTGGGCACCTGGGACTGGGACATCAACGAAGACCGTTTCATCGCCGACGCTCACTTCGCCCAGTTACACGGTATCGACCCGCTGCTCGCCAATCAGTTGCCCATCAGCGCCTACCTTCAAGGCGTGCACCCGCAAGACCGCGCCATGGTCGCCCGCAGCATCAAGCACTCCATCACCCACGGCACCGAGTACGCCGAGGAATATCGCCTGCTGCAAGCCGACGGTCAGTTGCGCTGGGTGTTTGCCCGGGGTCGTTGCTACAAGGACCACCATGGACGGCCAATCCGCTTCCTCGGCGCAGCCCTGGACCTGACCGAACGTAAACATACAGAACAAGCCTTGCGGCAAAGTCAGACCGAGCTGCAACTGATCATCAACGCCATGCCGATCCTGATCAGCTACGTGGACAGCGAGGAACGCTTTCGCCTGAACAATGCGGCCTACCTCGACTGGTACGGGCTGACGCCTCAGGAGCTCTTTGGCAAAACCATCCGCGAAGTACTGGGTGAAGAAGCCTATGCCTTGCGCGCCGAATACATCGCACAGGCACTGTCCGGCAAGCCTTGTTGTTTCAGTATCAGCACCCCGCACCGTGACGGCAGCATCCGCCATGCCCTGATGAACTACTTGCCGCGCCACGGCGCGGATGGCGCGGTCAATGGTTTCTATATCTTTGTGATTGACGAAACCGAGCGCAAACAGACCGAAGAAGCCCTGCGCAATCTCAACGAAACCCTTGAGGAACGAGTCGCCGCCCGCACTCAACAATTGGCGCAAGCCAACCAGCGACTGCAGAACGAGATGTTCGAACGCGAACGGGCCGAAGAGGCGTTGCGCCATGCCCAGAAGATGGAAGCCCTCGGCCAGCTTACCGGCGGCATCGCCCATGACTTCAACAATATGCTCACCGGAATTATCGGCAGCCTCGACTTGATGCAGCGCTACATCGCCGACGGGCGCGCCGCCGAGGTAGGGCGTTTCAGCGAGGCGGCAGTGTCCTCGGCCAACCGCGCCGCCGCCCTGACCCATCGCCTGCTGGCGTTTTCCCGGCGCCAGTCACTGGACCGCAGGCCGCTGAACGCCAATGATCTGATCCACTCCCTGGAAGACCTGCTCAGTCGGACCACGGGCGATCACATCGAGCTCAAACTGCAACTGGCCGATGACGTCTGGCCGGTCAGCACCGACGTCAGCCAGCTGGAAAACGGCCTGCTCAATCTGGTGATCAACGCCCGGGACGCCATGCCCGACGGCGGCGAGTTGCGGATCGAAACCGCCAACGTGTACCTCGACAGCAGTGACATCAACACCCTGGAACCGGTCAAGGCCGGGGATTATCTGATGATTGCCGTCAGCGACAATGGCACCGGCATGACCCCGTCGGTGCTGGCCAAGGCCTTCGACCCATTCTTCACCACCAAACCCATCGGCCAGGGCACCGGTCTTGGGTTGTCGATGATCTATGGTTTTGCCCAGCAGTCGGGCGGGCATGTCAGCCTGTTCAGCTTGCCGGGTCAGGGCACCAGCGTTCGTCTGTACCTGCCGCGGCTGCACAACGCAGAGCCCGAAAACGTCTTGATGCCGGTCACCAGCGAAGCCCCGGCCGCGATTGCCGGTGAAACCGTGGTGTTGGTGGAGGACGACCCGGCAGTGCGCATGCTGGTGCTCGATCTGCTCAAGGAGTTGGGTTATCACGCCCATGAAGCCGAAGACGCGAAGACCGCCCTGCCCCTGCTGGAATCCGACCTGCGGATCGATTTGCTGGTCACCGATGTCGGGCTTCCGGGCATGAACGGTCGGCAACTGGCAGAGATTGCCCGCCAGCACCGCCCTGAGCTCAAAGTGCTGTTCATGACCGGTTATGCGGAAAAAGCCGCCGAGCGCCAGGGCTTCCTGGAGGAAGGCATGGACATGGTGGCCAAGCCGTTTTCCATTGACCTGATGGCCAACAAGATTCGCGCGATGATCGGCCAACCGGACTGA
- a CDS encoding peptidylprolyl isomerase, translating to MKAQARHILVKTSEEAEQLKQRIAKGEAFDVLAKKYSTCPSGKRGGDLGEVRPGQMVGVIDAVIFKKPLRVVHGPIKSKFGYHLVQVFYRD from the coding sequence ATGAAAGCTCAAGCCCGCCATATTCTGGTGAAAACCTCGGAAGAAGCCGAACAGCTCAAACAACGCATCGCCAAGGGTGAAGCCTTCGATGTGCTGGCCAAGAAGTATTCCACCTGCCCGTCCGGCAAGCGCGGCGGCGACCTGGGTGAAGTGCGGCCCGGGCAGATGGTCGGGGTTATCGATGCGGTGATTTTCAAAAAACCATTGCGGGTGGTGCATGGCCCGATCAAGAGCAAGTTTGGCTATCACCTGGTGCAGGTGTTTTACCGGGATTGA